The following coding sequences lie in one Spinacia oleracea cultivar Varoflay chromosome 1, BTI_SOV_V1, whole genome shotgun sequence genomic window:
- the LOC110804051 gene encoding formin-like protein 21b, giving the protein MKPRLTMLQSERIHNFAFHATALELVTDFKKSLNTVNSACDEVQNFGNLKEIMQLILNLGNLLNSGTARGDYVQHKNFISKFAPYHSSAKDTHHIRHLWGYGL; this is encoded by the exons ATGAAACCCAGATTAACAATGTT GCAAAGCGAGAGAATACACAACTTTGCTTTCCATGCAACGGCTCTGGAGCTC GTTACAGATTTTAAAAAGAGTTTGAATACTGTAAATTCTGCATGTGATGAG GTGCAAAATTTTGGGAACTTGAAAGAGATCATGCAGTTAATCCTTAATCTAGGAAATTTATTAAATTCTGGAACTGCAAGAG GAGATTATGTGCAGCATAAAAACTTTATATCAAAGTTCGCCCCTTACCATTCTTCGGCCAAAGATACTCATCATATTCGTCATCTATGGGGCTATGGGCTGTAA